A region of the Pseudoprevotella muciniphila genome:
GAACCTTGCCTGCGAAAGCGCCAACGCTATGCTCGTTAAGCACATTCTTGTAGAGCATAGTGCTCTCGCAGTTGCTCACGAGATGGTCAACGAGGATGTTGGTGTCGATGCGCTTGTCGCCGTCAACTATACCGGCTCCGTTTAATTCTGTCTTCGCACCTTCGCCCACTAAGGAAATGTCTGTAACGTTGCGGGTGATACCGTTGTGAAGTGTCATATCGTTGAGAGAGAAACGACTGCCGGCTTGCTGCTCTACGTAGAGATTGTTGAAACGGGTGTTGCCCGAACGCGTCTCTTCTATGCCATAGAAATCAACCTGGGAATTTTTCTCGCAGAACACTTCGATAACCTGTGTGGAAAGGTATCTGTGTTTGCTGTCGGCATTGTCGCAGTAGATGATACTGCATTCGCTGTCGGCTTCTGCCACAATGAGGAGACGGCGATTGAACATCATATCTGCACCGGCACTCGGGATGTTGACAATCTGAATGGGGCATTCGGCTTTAACGCCGGATTTTACATATATAAGGAGCCCATCTTGAACAAACAGACTGTTGAGCGCGGAGATAGCATCGTAGGTCTTTCCCGCAAGTTTGTTATAGTAATGAGATATGAGATCAGGATATTCAACCTGTGCTCGTGCAAAGGGTAAAACGAATACACCATCACCCAGGAATGATGCCCGGCCGGTGGGGTCAGCCACCACGTCTCCCGTTACGTAGTATTGCGATGTACTCATGTGCGGCACACTGCAGAGGTGCCCTTTGTAGGGGTCTTGGTCTGCTTTGATGCGATGCAGGTTCAAACCATAGTCGGGTGCGAGAGCGGCATCCACGTTGGTATATTTGTAACGCTCCACCTTACGGGTAGGCAGACCATTGTCGCAAAGACCGGCAAAGGCTGCTTTCCTACACGCATTCATGAATGCAGGTGAATGCTCTGCAATCAGTTGAGAATGGGCCTCGTAGAGGTCTGTGTACTGCTTCAGGCTTTCCGTGAATTGATATTTTGGTGTTGGCATTTTTTTTCTTTTTCAGCGAATGTCTTTTACCCAGTCAAACCCTTTTTCTTCTATTTCGTATCCCAGGCTTGCGTCGCCGTCCTTAACTATGCTGCCATTGACGAGCACGTGAACAAAGTCGGGCTTGAGATAGTCGAGCATGCGTTGGTAATGGGTAATGACAAGGGCGCTCGTCTGAGGGGTGCGAAGGGTGTTGAAACCCTCCGCCACGATGCGAAGGGCATCCACGTCAAGACCGCTGTCCGTCTCGTCCAGTATGGAAAAAGTAGGTTCCAATACAGCCATCTGGAATATCTCATTACGCTTGCGCTCGCCACCGCTGAAACCTTCGTTCACGCCACGACTCATGAAGTGAGCGTCAAGCCCAACAATCTTGCGCTTCTCGCGAAGCATCTTAAGAAAATCCGATGGTTTCATCGGGTCTTCGCCCAGATATTTGCGCTTGGCATTCACTGCCGCACGCATGAAGTTGGTCATCGAAACACCGGAAATCTCTATGGGAGCCTGAAACGACATGAAAATGCCCTCGTGAGAGCGGTCCTCAGGCGACAAAGCAAGCAAGTCCTTGCCATTGAACGTGATGCTGCCTTCCGTTACTTCGTATTTGGGATTACCTACCAGCACATTGCTTAGCGTGGATTTCCCGGAGCCGTTCGGACCCATCAGGACATGTACCTCGCCATCGCGAATCGTAAGATTTACACCATTCAGTATAGGCTTGCCTTCAACGGAGGCATGAAGATTTTTTATTTCTAACATGTCTTGTCATTCTTTTCAACTGCAAAAATACGATTTAATCTTGGAATGAAGCAATTTGTTGACAGTTGCAGTAGTTTTCGACAATATCTATAGTTGCTATAACTGCTATAAATGTCTATAAAAACAAAAAAGCCGCTGAAAAAGAAAAAAATGAATAAAAAAGTAAAGTAAAGATTGCAAAATAAAAAAATATATGTATATTTGCAGCGAAATTCCCTAAGTAGGAACATACAAACGAGATCAACCTAATTTAATTCACATTATTAACCAAATCAAAGTCAAAAACAATGAGAAAATTTACTTCTTTTCTCGCATTGGTGCTTATTTCGATTTTGAGCGTCAATGCACAAGTCTACACGACGACTACGATTGAAACGATTGGTGAGCAGGTTACAAGTCTCGACCAGTTGGAAGACGGAGGCCTCTACCTCCTTTGGAATACCGGTCGTAACTGCTACATCTACGAAGCAGACGGTGGTGCCTTGATGCAAAAGGCTGCTGCCAACGTAGATGACCCGGGTACTTTTGCCATCACGTTCGAAATCGCGTCTAAGGCTGCTGACAACGTAAAGGCTTATTTACGTACAGCAAGTGGGAACTACTTCCCTAACACAGAAGGCAATCAGGCACTTTCTACGTCTTCTTCAAAAGCACTCTACACCATCAATATGGTGTCTGAGGGCGTGTTCCATTTCACCATGCCCAGTGGCAAGGAATTGAATGGTAATGGTAATGGATCTAATGGCGATGGTTCAACCGTGGCTTCATGGATTAGCGGTGACGGTGCTAACGGTAGGTTCAACATATATCCTTGTACGCTCAGTGAGATGTCAGAGGAAGATGTGGCTATCCAGACACTCGATCAGGCTATCTCTACATGCACGGCAGACCGCTCTTCGTTCAGTGAAGATGTAATCGGTGGTTATCGTTCAGACCTCGTACAGAAATGGGAGGATGCTTACAACGAAGCAACCGACGCGCAAATCTATGCTGACGAATATACACCAGAAGAAATTCTCGGGTATGCACAGGCACTGAAAGATGCATACGAAGCAGCCTTTGCTGAGAAGATTGCTATGGATGCCAGCAAGATGCCAACTCCGGGTTACTACTACCTCGTTTCTTCACGCGACACTACTTCAAACAGCATGATTTCCATTGAATCAGCAATGAATCCTCTCGACGTGGACGCTGCTTATTCTGATGGTACAAGCGCACTGTGGAGCATGCACTTCGATGCTACAGTACAGGGTGCCACAGCCGATGCAAAATACATTTGGGAACTCAAGCAAGTGAACGACACGGCTTACACGCTCCGCAACCTTGCATTCGACAACTATCTTACAAACGTTAATCCTTATAAGATGGGTGCAGAAGCAGACGCTGCTACATTCACCATAGGTACATGCCTCGGTGTTGTAGGTAATGCTGAACAAGGCTTCTATTGTGTTACCAATACGGCAGTAAGCGGAGTGAACAACTCTCTCCATGCTGCAGTATCAGGCAAGACTGTCGTAAATTGGACGGCTAGCGCTGGTGCCAGTGGCTGGTATTTCGCACCGGTTGACGATGCAACTGTTGAAGCCATCAGCGGCAACCTTGATGACATCCGTGAACAGCAGGCTCAAAAAGATCGCAACGTGGCTCTCGAGGCACTCGTTAAGCAGTCGAAGGCTGCCGAAGACGCAGGTAAGTCTTACATCTTCGATGGTACGGACGATGGTCAGTTCATTCAGGATGAAAGTCTGAAAGGCCTTGTAAAGGATGCTTCACAAGTTTACTCAAACGTGAAAGACCCGGGTGAAGGTACATACGAAGCTCTCTTCGATGGCAACTATGAATCATTCTTCCACACTTCATGGCACAATTCACTTCAGGCTTCAGAACCTCACTACCTCCAGATGGACCTCGGCCAGGAAGGTATTGAAAACATTATTTTGAAGTATGCAGAGCGTTCAAATGCTCCAACACCTGACCTTCCTTATGAAGTAACGCTTTATGGTACTAACAATCCTGCACTCCTCTCTGGTGTAGAAACTACACAAATGGACGAAGAAACAGGTGAAGAAACTACTGTAACATCTGAAGTTCCTTCTACAGAATGGACAAAGCTTGGCGAATATACATTCGCATGGGATACACAGTTGCTCAATGCTGAAGGTGGAAACCAAAGCCTTTCAGCAAGTCGTTCTTCTGCGCCTATCTTGAAGGGTGCAGGTCAAGCATTCCTTAATATCAATGGTAACCGTTACATCCGTATCGCTGTAACGAAGAACATGCAGCATGCTATCACAGGCAATGTACGTTCAAACGGTGATACATACGACTATTGGAACCTCTCCGAACTTCGTGCTTATCAGGCAGTTTACGATCCTAACTGTATCTATGAAAACATGGATGCTACAGTTAAGGCTAACCTCGCTAATGCTATAACAAAGGCTGAAGGTGAACTCGCCAACGAAAAGGCTTCACAAGCAACCATCGAGGAACTCCAGGCTGCTTACGACGCATTCATGGCTGTATATCCCAGCAAGGACGAACTCCTCGCCCTCATCAGAGAGGCAAAGACATGGACTACTCCAGCACAGGTCGGTGACAATGCAGGTTACTATCCTGATGGTGCAGCAGCAGAACTCCAGGGAGCAATACAAACAGCAGAGGCTGCCGCTGAAAATCTGACATACGCTTCTTATACAGCAAATATGGCTGCTCTGAAGTCAGGCATAGAAAAATTCATTGGTAAGGTTGTTACTCCTGAAGATGGCATTTACTACATTCTTAGCCACACTTCGGGTGCTGCTAAGGGTTCATACGTATGCACAGATGGTACTGGTACTACCGCCAATGCTTACTCCAACGTGAAGTGGAACTACAAGAACGACACTGAAATCAGCAACCGTCTCAATGCTATGTGGGAACTCAAGCATGTTGATGGTGGTATCACACTCCGCAACCTTGCTACAAACCGCTATATCAGCAATGAGCAAGTTACTTTGAGTGGTCATATCGCACAAACTGTAGATACTCATACTCTCGGTCTGCGTAGCGCACGTATCGATACTATACCTGAAGCACTGAATATCACGCTGTATAACGACTCAGTGAAGTACTTCGCAAATGCACAGCCTGGTGGCGCTGTAATGGTAGTTTGGAATGCTGCGCAAGGTGCAGACAACTCTGCATTCGAATTTGTTCCTGTAAACGACTTCTTTGCAACGATGATTCTCGAACACCCGACGCCCGCTACTATCCACTTGCTGCCATTCGCAGTCTCCGCTCCTATGGACGTAACAGCAATGACAGTTACTGGTATCAAGGACAACGCTGTTCAGCTCGCAGCTATTGAAGGTGATGTGATACCGGCTGGTACACCGTTCATCGTAGTTGAAGATACTGCAGTTGTTAAGAACTTCTCAGTTTACCTCACTGTTTTCGACGCTGCTTCTATCGAATACAATTACAGCGAAGCAAACCTCACAACGAACGGTTTCACCGCAGTTTGGGAGCCTGACACACTCAAGGTCAATGCTCATGTGATTGGTCAGAACGCAGAAACTACGGAAGTTGCACTCGTAGAAGCTAATAAGAACGCTGTTGTAGCTGCTAACGAAGGTTACTTCGTAATCACCGGTATGCCTGAAGCACAATCAGAGGGCATCGCAAGCATTCCTCTCGCTAAGGAAATCGTTGACGGTGTAGAAAAGGTAACTCTCGGCAACGTAATCGTAACGAAGAAGGGTACTTACTCACTCAGTGGTGTAAAGGTCAATGGCAATAACCTGCCGAAGGGCGTTTATATCATCGACGGTAAGAAAGTCGTTAAATAATAACTGACTTATCAAATGAATAAAGGTGCAGATTTCTGCACCTTTATTTTTTTGCTATCGACTCTCAGGTTTCTCATAGGCTCCCAGGCAACGGATAAAGGAGATTGGTAGAACCCCTACCGATTATTCACCCCTGTTGCAGTCCAAACGTGACGCGACATATATGCAGGTGTGTAAGGAGCAAAGCGACTGAAACCATTGTTATATGCAGTAAGATGTCATGAGTCCAGTATGGACGATACATAATTTGTCAAAAGCAAAGAGCGCCGAAGGCGCGCCGGACAACAGTCAGGGGTACAGCGAAATGAACGCAGTTCATGGAGCGGAACCCCTGTCTTACGGTATAATGTCCATGCGTTCCGAAGGACAGCAGGAAAAGCCTGTTTAGATGCTTTGTGCCCCCACCATTGTTGCGCATTTAAAACTGCTACAACCCGTTTCGACACACCTTTATGGTATTGGTGTTTGGCAAACGGGCTGAAAGCCCCAGAAGCGCATAGCCCAGAGTAGCGCCCTGGGTGAATGTGATCAAAACCATTGGCGCGCTGTAAGCGCAAAAGCAGAAATGCTATCAAAAAAAGATTTTCTCCCATCTTTAACAATGAGAGAAAATCCATAAGAGTTTGTTTGCAAATGATACCTTAACTGATAAAGTACTTCTTGCCGTTTTTGATATATATACCGTTTTGTGGTTTAGACACCTTCCGACCACTCAGGTCGTAATAAGTGTTCCTACCTGCAACTTTATCTTCTCTGGTCATGGCGTTGATGCCTGTTGATGCGCCGTCAGTAATGACGATCTTAATGTCTGCAAATGCACCACCGTTGGTCAGAATATCGTCTTCTTCTGCAATCGAACCTGCCGGATTGTAATTATTCCAGTCCACTTTATAACGCATTTGGTAAGTGCCTGGTTGGAGATCCTCAGGAATGATGAATGAAGGTGTTTCCATCGTGTTGTTATCCGATAGAGCCTCTCCAGAACTGTTATATCCATCGTAGTATGAGAAACTCATCATATCTGTACCCTCTGCAATCACACCATCTATAGGTTGTAAAACGTTAAAGAGTCCATTATTGTCTAAATCCATGTAAACGTAGCCGTGCATCCAGTCCTCAGAGAAGTTGAATGATGGTTTTACTGTGTCGCCAGCAGCTGCTGTGAAAGTAATGGTGCTATTTATCCTATTGTATAGCCTTGTGTTATCAGGGATGTCAATCGTTTGGTCGTTGAGAGAGATGCTGTTCAGACGACGTGTGGCATGAGTAACTGCTTGGTCGCGGTAGAAGTATGTGGGATACTTCATAAACTCATCGTAGGCTGCACGGACTACAGGCGTCTTCTGATAGACACGAATCCAGTCAACGCGCGTTTCGTAGGTGAACGCCTCATCAGCGGCAGCAGCCCAAGAGCCGTTGCCCACACTCTGATTGATGATGAGGTAAAACGCTTTGTCGAAGGGCCATTGACCATTCTCGAGGGCATTAGGACTCGTAATCTTCTTGGGGTAGGTAAAAACCTTTTCATTGTCCATATACCAGCGAAGTTCCAGAGAATCCCATTCAATGGCGTAGATGTGCCAGTCTTCCACACTGACCCACTTGTTGTTAGTCTTTTGGGGATTGCCGCTCTGACCCAGTGTGTTGCCCCATTTGGAGTGGATTGTGAAGTAGGCTCGGTCTTCTGAGTCGATAGTCTCCATGATGTCTATTTCGCCACATGCAGGCCATCCGCCAGTAGTGTTGGTCGGCATCATCCAGAAAGCGGGGAAATTGCCTTTGTGCTTCGTTGACTTCAGACGAGCCTCTGCACGACCATACTTGAAGTCGAAATTACTTTGGCGCGCACCACTAAGCATTGCTGCATCGTCCACAGATGTGTCCGGATTGGGGATGGTGCGAAGGACGAGAGCGCCGTCTTTGATGTATGCCACACTGTCGCTGTTCGAGACAAATCGTTTCCAGGTGATGCCGGGCGAGCGAGTCGTCATAATCCATTTCCCATCGTCCGTCTTGCTGTAGTCCGCCTGATTGAACTCATCGTTGAACACGAGTTTCCAGCGCTCCACCTCTTCAAGTTCTCCTTCTGCAACAGGCTCAAAAAGGCCTGTTACGGAAGTGTTGGTGCGGAAAAGGCTGCCGGCAATGTCGAAAATGTTCAGGTTGGTAGCCGAAAAGGTTTCTTCGCCATCTTCGTTGGCTACCTTCAATCCCACTGGCTTGTAGCCTTCATTTGCAGCAAGAAGGAATGTGGCAGGGGTGAAGAATGGGTGCAGAACGCCTTCCGTCATGGCGCTGCCGTCAAAGTATTTCACACTGCCGCCTTCTGTAGTAACATCGGTAATAGTGATGGATTTCGGCTTGCTTCCCAATACGACAAGGTCAATGTCGGCAATAGCGCCGCCATTCCTTAAAATGTCGTTGCCTGCAACGGTAGAACCGCCGGCATCGATGCAGTTCCAGTCCACCTTGAAACGCATCTTGTATGTGCCGGGCGCAAGGTCTGCCGGGATAGTGAACGAAGGCATGGAAAGGCTCACGTTTGGCGAAACAGAAGTGCCGTTGCTGTTCTTGCCTGCGCCTTCTATGCTATAATAGGTGTAGGAAACAAGTTCATTTCCTTCTTGCAGCGTACCGTCAGCGTTGGGCTCGCTCACATCGAACTGCTTGTTGCCGTTGTAGTCAATGTAAGCATAGCCGTGCATCCAGTTAGAACTGAAATCGAATGCAGGAGTAATCGTCTCACCTGCATATACGAAGAAACTTTTGCCTGTAATGTCGTTGTAAATCAACGAGTTGTCAGGAATGCTTACAGTGGCTCCTGCCAAAGATATGGCATTGAGACGTCGTGTGGCATGTCTCACGGCAGACGTCTTGTCGTAATTGATGGGATAATCATCTGCCATGACAATGGTGGGCCAAGTCAAGGTCAGCAAAACTGTAAGTAAAAAGTGTTTTGTTGTCATCTCTATTTTGTCTTTTTATCTTTTCCTTCTCATTTTATGCGAATTTGTTAGAATACAAAAAACGCAAATTCGCTACAAAAATACGAATTTTATTCGAAAAAAAGTCTTTTTGGGCTTCTGTAAATAAAGCATCCCGACTGTCAAAAAACAACTATAAAAAAAAAGAACTAACTTCGCGTCCGAAAAGTAAAAAGACATACCAAACATTATGAAAAAGAATTTAGACACAATTTGTGTGCAGGGCGGATGGAAACCCAAGAAAGGAGAGCCACGCGTCCTCCCCATCTACCAAAGCACAACTTTCAAGTACGACACCAGTGAGCAAATGGCACGCCTCTTCGACCTGCAAGACAGCGGCTATTTCTATACACGCTTGCAGAACCCCACAAACGATGCTGTAGCGGCAAAAATCGCAGAACTCGAAGGCGGAGTAGGCTGTGTACTTACATCAAGCGGTCAGGCAGCAAACTTCTATGCCATCTTCAATATCTGCGAGGCTGGCAGCCACTTTATAGCCATCACAGGCATTTATGGCGGCACATTCAACCTCTTCGGCACCACACTCAGGAAACTCGGCATAGAATGCACTTTCGTTGACCCAGATGCCACCGACGAAGAAATAGAAGCCGCCTTCCGCGACAACACAAAGTGTTTCTTCGGAGAAACCATATCCAACCCGGGTTGCAACGTGTTCGACATAGAACGCTTTGCCAAGATAGCGCACAGGCATGGCGTGCCACTCATCGTGGACAATACCTTCGCTACACCCATCAACTGTCGGCCCTTCGAGTGGGGAGCAGACATCGTAACACACAGCACAACGAAATACATGGATGGTCATGCCACACAGGTGGGCGGAGCCGTTGTCGATAGCGGCAACTTCGATTGGGACGCGCACAGCGATAAATTTTCAGGGCTGACCACACCCGACGAGAGTTACCACGGACTGACCTATACCAAGGAATTCGGAAAGATGGCATTCGTTACAAAACTCACAGCACAACTCATGCGCGACCTCGGCAGCATACCCAGCCCGCAAAACTGCTTCCTGCTCAATCTCGGTCTCGAAACGCTCCACTTGCGAATGCCGCGCCACGTGGAGAACGCGCAGAAAGTGGCAGAGTGGCTGCAGAAGCACCCCAAGGTGGCATGGGTGAACTATAGCGGCCTTCAGGGCGACAAATATTATGAACTGGGGCAGAAGTACCTCCCCAAGGGTGGTTGCGGTGTACTCGCCTTCGGGCTGAAAGGCACACGCGAAGATGCCATCGCCTTTATGGATCGCCTCGACTTTATCTGCATCGTAACACATGTGGCTGACGCACGCACCTGTGTGCTCCACCCGGCAAGCCACACCCACCGTCAGATGACAGACGAACAACTGCTCGAAGCCGGTGTACGTCCCGACCTCATACGTCTTAGTGTAGGAATAGAAGCCCTGGACGACATCATAGCCGACCTCGAACAAGCCTTGAAATAAGCATTTCAGAAAAAACAAAAAATCCGGAAAGCCCAAAGCCTTCCGGATTTTTTATCTGAAGGAGAGAAATTTTCTATAGTATCTATAACATCTATAGTATCTATTGCCTCTATAGAAAACTTTCAACTCTCAACTAAATAACCCCCTGCTGCATCATAGCATTGGCAACCTTCATAAAGCCGGCTACGTTTGCACCGCGCACATAGTTGATGAAGCCGTCTGCCTGCTTGCCATAGCGGAGGCACTGCTCGTGCACGTCGTGCATAATCTGGTGAAGGCGCTGATCCACTTCTTCTGCCGTCCACGACAAGTGCATGGCATTCTGTGACATCTCAAGTCCGCTCGTTGCCACACCACCGCTGTTCACAGCCTTGCCGGGAGCGAAGCACGCCTTGTTCTCGAGGAAGTAGTCAACAGCCTCTGCCGTACAACCCATGTTGCTGACTTCTGCAACGATAAGTGTCTTGTTAGCCACCAGTTTTTTGGCGTCTTCAATGTCGAGTTCGTTCTGTGTGGCGCAGGGTAGGGCAATGTCCACTTTCTGCTCCCAAGGTTTCTTGCCGGGATAGAAGGTGGCAGAAGGATAGCGCTCTGCGTAAGGTGCAACGATATCATCGCCAGTGAGACGAAGGTCGAGCATGTAGTCAATCTTTTCGCCGGAAACACCATCGGGGTCGTAAATGTAGCCGTCAGGACCGCTCAGTGTAACCACTTTCGCACCAAGTTCAGTAGCCTTCTTGACGGCACCCCATGCCACATTGCCGAAACCGCTCACTGAGATGGTCTTGCCTGCAATGCTCTCGTTGATGTCGTCGAGCATCTGTTCTACGAAATAGAGTGCGCCGTAGCCCGTAGCCTCGGGGCGAAGAATGGAGCCGCCAAACTCAAGACCCTTGCCGGTGAGTGTGCCGGTGTGCTCCTGCGTGAGACGCTTATACATACCATAGAGGTAGCCCACCTCGCGACCGCCTACGCCGATGTCGCCGGCAGGCACGTCGGTGTCAGGGCCGATG
Encoded here:
- the sufD gene encoding Fe-S cluster assembly protein SufD, producing the protein MPTPKYQFTESLKQYTDLYEAHSQLIAEHSPAFMNACRKAAFAGLCDNGLPTRKVERYKYTNVDAALAPDYGLNLHRIKADQDPYKGHLCSVPHMSTSQYYVTGDVVADPTGRASFLGDGVFVLPFARAQVEYPDLISHYYNKLAGKTYDAISALNSLFVQDGLLIYVKSGVKAECPIQIVNIPSAGADMMFNRRLLIVAEADSECSIIYCDNADSKHRYLSTQVIEVFCEKNSQVDFYGIEETRSGNTRFNNLYVEQQAGSRFSLNDMTLHNGITRNVTDISLVGEGAKTELNGAGIVDGDKRIDTNILVDHLVSNCESTMLYKNVLNEHSVGAFAGKVLVREGAVKTLSEQINANLCAGNDARAYSQPMLEIYADDVKCNHGSTVGKLDEMALFYMRQRGIEEAEARLLLQHAFLNDVIDHVRLDALRDRLSFLVDQRFRGRMAKDCHGCSLCS
- the sufC gene encoding Fe-S cluster assembly ATPase SufC — protein: MLEIKNLHASVEGKPILNGVNLTIRDGEVHVLMGPNGSGKSTLSNVLVGNPKYEVTEGSITFNGKDLLALSPEDRSHEGIFMSFQAPIEISGVSMTNFMRAAVNAKRKYLGEDPMKPSDFLKMLREKRKIVGLDAHFMSRGVNEGFSGGERKRNEIFQMAVLEPTFSILDETDSGLDVDALRIVAEGFNTLRTPQTSALVITHYQRMLDYLKPDFVHVLVNGSIVKDGDASLGYEIEEKGFDWVKDIR
- a CDS encoding glycoside hydrolase family 16 protein, which translates into the protein MTTKHFLLTVLLTLTWPTIVMADDYPINYDKTSAVRHATRRLNAISLAGATVSIPDNSLIYNDITGKSFFVYAGETITPAFDFSSNWMHGYAYIDYNGNKQFDVSEPNADGTLQEGNELVSYTYYSIEGAGKNSNGTSVSPNVSLSMPSFTIPADLAPGTYKMRFKVDWNCIDAGGSTVAGNDILRNGGAIADIDLVVLGSKPKSITITDVTTEGGSVKYFDGSAMTEGVLHPFFTPATFLLAANEGYKPVGLKVANEDGEETFSATNLNIFDIAGSLFRTNTSVTGLFEPVAEGELEEVERWKLVFNDEFNQADYSKTDDGKWIMTTRSPGITWKRFVSNSDSVAYIKDGALVLRTIPNPDTSVDDAAMLSGARQSNFDFKYGRAEARLKSTKHKGNFPAFWMMPTNTTGGWPACGEIDIMETIDSEDRAYFTIHSKWGNTLGQSGNPQKTNNKWVSVEDWHIYAIEWDSLELRWYMDNEKVFTYPKKITSPNALENGQWPFDKAFYLIINQSVGNGSWAAAADEAFTYETRVDWIRVYQKTPVVRAAYDEFMKYPTYFYRDQAVTHATRRLNSISLNDQTIDIPDNTRLYNRINSTITFTAAAGDTVKPSFNFSEDWMHGYVYMDLDNNGLFNVLQPIDGVIAEGTDMMSFSYYDGYNSSGEALSDNNTMETPSFIIPEDLQPGTYQMRYKVDWNNYNPAGSIAEEDDILTNGGAFADIKIVITDGASTGINAMTREDKVAGRNTYYDLSGRKVSKPQNGIYIKNGKKYFIS
- a CDS encoding O-acetylhomoserine aminocarboxypropyltransferase/cysteine synthase family protein, translated to MKKNLDTICVQGGWKPKKGEPRVLPIYQSTTFKYDTSEQMARLFDLQDSGYFYTRLQNPTNDAVAAKIAELEGGVGCVLTSSGQAANFYAIFNICEAGSHFIAITGIYGGTFNLFGTTLRKLGIECTFVDPDATDEEIEAAFRDNTKCFFGETISNPGCNVFDIERFAKIAHRHGVPLIVDNTFATPINCRPFEWGADIVTHSTTKYMDGHATQVGGAVVDSGNFDWDAHSDKFSGLTTPDESYHGLTYTKEFGKMAFVTKLTAQLMRDLGSIPSPQNCFLLNLGLETLHLRMPRHVENAQKVAEWLQKHPKVAWVNYSGLQGDKYYELGQKYLPKGGCGVLAFGLKGTREDAIAFMDRLDFICIVTHVADARTCVLHPASHTHRQMTDEQLLEAGVRPDLIRLSVGIEALDDIIADLEQALK
- the gdhA gene encoding NADP-specific glutamate dehydrogenase — its product is MKANQILASLEARHPGEKEYMQAVKEVLLSIEDVYNEHPEFERAKIIERLVEPDRIVTFRVPWTDDKGEVHVNLGYRVQFNNAIGPYKGGIRFHASVNLSILKFLGFEQTFKNALTTLPMGGAKGGSDFSPRGKSNAEIMRFCQAFMLGLWRNIGPDTDVPAGDIGVGGREVGYLYGMYKRLTQEHTGTLTGKGLEFGGSILRPEATGYGALYFVEQMLDDINESIAGKTISVSGFGNVAWGAVKKATELGAKVVTLSGPDGYIYDPDGVSGEKIDYMLDLRLTGDDIVAPYAERYPSATFYPGKKPWEQKVDIALPCATQNELDIEDAKKLVANKTLIVAEVSNMGCTAEAVDYFLENKACFAPGKAVNSGGVATSGLEMSQNAMHLSWTAEEVDQRLHQIMHDVHEQCLRYGKQADGFINYVRGANVAGFMKVANAMMQQGVI